From Actinomyces slackii, a single genomic window includes:
- a CDS encoding DUF6571 family protein — MAYIYLSEEKMKTYIQSLKDKGNAHQAQVNAVNTKNKNNGDDADIADHVTPAASMTEGTTVSKLSDVDPYMDRLASELKVRLDNAIAMNSSGVTIKNEDGMIAYYLPDEGAYSEDTVANVKAFNTEAEANAKQDATALDQSLKSPDGVASDGRTTEQILEEMSKSRDVPAYGASVINTFGVEGYLDLPMRLQNHYTSYSTEGGTYATHALSGKTTLDREALTSAIETLGHVTAAATYTAKPAGYDSWSEAFHMASRKPGHRGRASSLNALLAVPDAVYETDTLVDLAERMEEVPYSGDAAGSTPSQMSGWHHDNYGNFYNEGAALAGYSLDPMYGVTSAMGNNAEAARRYLVPDGSVDSNGNWDPGTKTEERWKLLKSRNWDPDVGLDGFSAAQAAVSTLRGSSDSATAAAATWSTAESIKYAVNNVSADDFTDTMKENWSVMLANSADELDTVATGSSLEGKDTKGGLAGKVTDSEFESLVYRVIDNENAVGTISAGLGEHYRKSIEAVVPEADDPALKLGEQYQAAASSMGYLDAMAEKKAGTNQEALDKAKENTSTALSVMSTVIGSGVGAVTAGTGAAVVGPLAYDVTSTIAQPMIVDEVTKDWKVPDTVAADEVRTVLQAQSYVDAARYGLLQDSTIKVAADDPRTGDNPFTDEIENDDPDTERVEKADPNNPIPADPDPFSFYSEVDGKPVINAPAVMTPAEASSYIEWHRAVTKSPVSEQVMADNDKVIGVGWNAGVENGKGADVK; from the coding sequence ATGGCATACATTTACCTGAGCGAAGAGAAGATGAAGACGTATATCCAGTCATTGAAGGACAAGGGTAATGCGCATCAAGCACAAGTGAATGCTGTTAACACGAAGAACAAGAATAATGGTGACGATGCGGATATCGCTGACCATGTGACCCCTGCGGCTAGTATGACTGAGGGGACCACAGTATCCAAGCTCAGCGACGTCGACCCGTATATGGATAGGCTCGCAAGCGAGTTGAAGGTGCGGCTTGACAACGCCATCGCCATGAATTCCTCGGGTGTGACCATCAAGAATGAAGATGGAATGATCGCCTACTACCTCCCTGATGAGGGCGCATACTCGGAGGACACAGTCGCGAATGTCAAGGCATTCAACACCGAAGCCGAGGCCAATGCCAAGCAGGATGCCACGGCTCTTGATCAGTCGCTGAAGAGCCCTGACGGTGTGGCCAGCGACGGCCGGACCACTGAGCAGATCCTGGAGGAAATGTCGAAGAGCCGGGATGTGCCTGCCTACGGTGCGAGTGTTATCAACACCTTCGGTGTTGAGGGCTACCTGGACCTTCCCATGAGGCTTCAGAATCACTACACGTCATACAGTACTGAAGGTGGCACCTATGCGACTCATGCCTTGAGTGGCAAAACGACCTTGGACAGGGAGGCGTTGACGTCGGCAATCGAAACTTTGGGTCACGTCACCGCTGCAGCGACCTACACGGCGAAGCCTGCCGGCTATGATTCATGGAGTGAGGCTTTTCATATGGCCTCGCGAAAGCCGGGCCATCGTGGTCGAGCGTCCAGTCTTAATGCACTACTCGCTGTTCCTGATGCCGTGTATGAGACCGATACGCTCGTTGATTTGGCGGAGCGAATGGAGGAAGTTCCCTATTCAGGAGACGCTGCGGGTAGTACTCCATCTCAAATGAGTGGATGGCATCATGACAACTACGGCAACTTCTATAATGAGGGGGCGGCACTCGCTGGCTACTCGTTGGATCCCATGTATGGCGTGACGAGCGCGATGGGGAACAACGCTGAAGCTGCTCGTCGATACTTGGTTCCGGATGGCAGCGTCGACAGTAACGGCAACTGGGATCCTGGAACAAAGACTGAAGAGCGTTGGAAGTTGTTGAAGTCCCGGAACTGGGACCCTGATGTCGGCTTGGACGGCTTCAGTGCGGCGCAGGCCGCGGTTTCGACATTGCGCGGAAGTAGTGATTCCGCCACGGCCGCAGCGGCGACCTGGTCAACCGCCGAATCGATCAAGTACGCGGTGAACAATGTATCTGCCGACGATTTCACAGACACGATGAAGGAGAACTGGTCGGTGATGTTGGCCAACTCGGCCGATGAGTTGGACACAGTGGCGACCGGGTCGAGTCTCGAAGGTAAAGATACTAAGGGTGGGCTGGCAGGTAAGGTTACTGATAGCGAGTTTGAAAGTCTGGTGTATCGGGTCATTGACAATGAGAATGCGGTTGGAACTATTTCTGCAGGTCTGGGCGAGCACTATCGTAAGTCGATCGAAGCAGTGGTTCCTGAGGCCGACGATCCTGCCCTAAAACTTGGAGAGCAGTATCAGGCCGCAGCAAGCTCGATGGGTTATCTCGACGCGATGGCAGAGAAGAAGGCCGGAACGAATCAGGAAGCTTTAGATAAGGCTAAGGAGAACACCAGCACTGCATTGAGTGTGATGTCGACGGTGATCGGATCGGGAGTGGGGGCAGTGACCGCAGGGACTGGAGCTGCCGTGGTAGGGCCTTTGGCCTACGATGTGACATCGACGATTGCTCAGCCGATGATCGTGGATGAGGTGACAAAGGATTGGAAAGTTCCCGACACCGTGGCTGCTGATGAAGTTCGGACTGTGTTGCAGGCACAGTCATATGTTGATGCGGCCCGGTATGGACTTCTTCAGGATTCGACGATCAAGGTGGCGGCAGATGACCCACGCACCGGCGATAATCCATTTACTGACGAGATTGAGAACGACGATCCAGACACTGAGAGGGTGGAGAAGGCTGATCCCAATAATCCAATCCCTGCGGACCCAGATCCGTTCAGTTTCTACTCCGAAGTCGATGGCAAGCCGGTTATTAATGCGCCGGCAGTTATGACTCCTGCGGAAGCTAGTTCGTACATCGAATGGCATAGGGCTGTGACGAAAAGTCCGGTTAGTGAGCAGGTTATGGCAGATAATGACAAAGTGATCGGAGTCGGCTGGAATGCGGGAGTTGAGAATGGGAAGGGAGCTGATGTTAAGTGA
- a CDS encoding CCA tRNA nucleotidyltransferase, with amino-acid sequence MAGRTGRVGPAGRAGRAEASGLTPRAREALAGLPINLAALSHAFVRAGHEIALVGGPVRDAFLGTAPHDLDLTTSARPEQTEALLEAWGDTCWDVGRDFGTIGARKGDTVVEITTYRTEDYEVGSRKPAVSYGETLEGDLTRRDFTVNAMALRLPDLVLVDPCGGLADLEAGILRTPVGAVQSFDDDPLRIMRAARFAAQLGFDVEPEVLRAMEDMAGRLEIVSAERVRAELERLLLSPWPRRGLELLVHTGVAEVVLPELAALRETVDEHRRHKDVYEHTLTVLDQAMALETGPDGPVPGPDLVLRLAAILHDIGKPATRRFLPGGTVTFHGHDHVGARMTAKRMRALRFDKQTIKDVSRLVELHLRFHGYAEAGWSDSAVRRYVTDAGPLLERLHRLTRADVTTRNKRKARMLDAAYDDLEARIAGLRQAEELAAIRPELDGGQIMAELGIEPGPVVGQAYRFLLDLRMEKGPQGEEAARQALHSWWAARQD; translated from the coding sequence TTGGCCGGTCGGACTGGGCGCGTTGGGCCGGCCGGTCGGGCCGGGCGAGCTGAGGCCTCGGGCCTGACTCCGCGAGCCCGCGAGGCGCTCGCGGGCCTGCCCATCAACCTGGCGGCCCTGAGCCACGCCTTTGTACGCGCCGGGCATGAGATCGCCCTGGTGGGCGGGCCTGTGCGCGATGCCTTCCTGGGAACCGCTCCCCATGACCTTGACCTGACCACCTCCGCCAGACCGGAGCAGACCGAGGCGCTGCTGGAGGCCTGGGGCGACACCTGCTGGGATGTGGGCCGGGACTTCGGCACCATCGGGGCGCGCAAGGGCGACACGGTTGTGGAGATCACCACCTATCGCACCGAGGACTACGAGGTCGGCTCGCGCAAGCCGGCCGTCAGCTACGGCGAGACCCTGGAGGGCGATCTCACGCGCAGGGACTTCACCGTCAACGCCATGGCCCTGCGCCTGCCCGATCTGGTCCTCGTTGATCCCTGCGGAGGCCTGGCGGACCTGGAGGCCGGGATCCTGCGCACCCCGGTGGGCGCCGTGCAGTCCTTCGACGATGACCCGCTGCGGATCATGCGGGCGGCCCGATTCGCCGCCCAGCTGGGATTCGATGTTGAGCCCGAGGTTCTTCGCGCCATGGAGGACATGGCCGGGCGCCTGGAGATCGTCTCCGCCGAGCGGGTGCGCGCAGAGCTGGAGCGCCTCCTGCTCAGTCCCTGGCCGCGCCGGGGCCTGGAGCTGCTGGTGCACACCGGTGTGGCGGAGGTGGTCCTGCCCGAGCTGGCCGCGCTGCGCGAGACCGTCGACGAGCACCGGAGGCACAAGGACGTCTACGAGCACACGCTGACGGTCCTGGATCAGGCCATGGCGCTGGAGACCGGGCCCGACGGCCCTGTCCCCGGGCCGGACCTGGTGCTGCGCCTGGCCGCGATCCTCCACGACATCGGCAAGCCCGCCACCCGGCGCTTCCTGCCCGGTGGCACGGTCACCTTCCACGGGCACGACCATGTGGGGGCGCGCATGACGGCCAAGCGCATGCGGGCGCTGCGCTTCGACAAGCAGACGATCAAGGACGTCTCCCGGCTGGTTGAGCTGCACCTGCGCTTCCACGGGTATGCGGAGGCCGGCTGGTCGGACTCGGCGGTGCGCCGCTATGTCACGGATGCCGGTCCACTCCTCGAGCGCCTTCACCGCCTGACCCGCGCTGATGTCACCACGCGCAACAAGCGCAAGGCGCGGATGCTGGATGCCGCCTATGACGATCTGGAGGCGCGCATCGCCGGCCTGCGCCAGGCCGAGGAGCTGGCGGCGATCCGCCCCGAGCTGGATGGGGGCCAGATCATGGCCGAGCTCGGCATCGAGCCCGGACCCGTGGTGGGGCAGGCCTATCGCTTCCTGCTGGACCTGCGCATGGAGAAGGGGCCGCAGGGCGAGGAGGCCGCGCGCCAGGCCCTGCACTCCTGGTGGGCGGCGCGCCAGGACTGA
- a CDS encoding NUDIX hydrolase: MPTHRTRTSRTAALASRASARALPVVDETSAGGLVVDVQDGRAFTAVIARRNRGGRLEWCLPKGHLEGDETPPEAAVREIAEETGITGRVLRHLATIDYWFAGDEHRVHKVVHHFLLEAVSGDLTTANDPDQEAEEVEWVALDEVARRLAYPNERRIVAAARKILVGDA, translated from the coding sequence ATGCCGACCCACCGCACTCGCACGTCCCGCACGGCCGCCCTGGCCTCGCGGGCGAGTGCGCGCGCCCTGCCGGTGGTCGATGAGACCAGCGCCGGCGGCCTGGTGGTCGATGTTCAGGACGGCAGGGCCTTCACCGCGGTCATCGCGCGGCGCAACCGGGGCGGGCGCCTGGAGTGGTGCCTGCCCAAGGGCCACCTGGAGGGCGATGAGACGCCCCCGGAGGCGGCTGTGCGCGAGATCGCCGAGGAGACGGGCATCACCGGCCGTGTTCTGCGCCACCTGGCCACCATCGACTACTGGTTCGCCGGGGACGAGCACCGGGTCCACAAGGTGGTCCACCACTTCCTGCTGGAGGCTGTCAGCGGTGACCTGACCACGGCCAACGACCCGGACCAGGAGGCCGAGGAGGTCGAGTGGGTCGCCCTGGACGAGGTCGCCCGCCGCCTGGCCTACCCCAATGAGCGCCGGATCGTCGCAGCGGCTCGCAAGATCCTTGTGGGGGATGCATGA
- a CDS encoding glycoside hydrolase family 36 protein produces MIHHLELAGQGIALATSGTVTRQGPGALSIQADHLSLLHDMRHGEVYRTGQNSWSPSGWRHLAESPMRIDSPLRRRTADDDSWDDEVRHHSAWMTVVEQEGAAILVGCLSGPTPRLRIDQAAIEAFTENGQPAQWLILAGPATQVQADYAQALARALGQRPIRPQRVWCSWYSYYETISQEALEAEIPEAARLGVDTLQIDDGWQRAVGDWLPGERFPQGMAATAASITEAGMRPGLWIAPFITLPDSQAAREHPEMLVRALDGAPALAGSNWGTDYHALDMTHPRAQEHVRQTIARAVHEWGFTYLKLDFINAAAIPGLRHQQADREQVYRQALHLVREAAGEDAFLLGSGALIMPSIGILDAVRVGPDVAPMWENYASDDLSDAKAYNALHAGINRLWLGQVIGVDPDVVFFRHHRNLLDDTQMQWLQDLAAACRYRCLSDQAAWLTDQEKESIRQWMARDEPVEILGRYRFRLGEREIDLTRAIEEPASPYPL; encoded by the coding sequence ATGATCCACCACCTCGAACTCGCCGGCCAGGGCATCGCCCTGGCCACCAGTGGCACCGTCACCCGCCAGGGCCCGGGCGCCCTGAGCATCCAGGCCGACCACCTCAGCCTCCTGCACGACATGCGCCACGGCGAGGTCTACCGCACCGGCCAGAACTCCTGGTCCCCCTCGGGCTGGAGACACCTGGCCGAGTCCCCCATGCGCATCGACAGCCCCCTGCGCCGTCGCACCGCCGACGATGACTCCTGGGATGACGAGGTGCGCCACCACTCCGCCTGGATGACCGTCGTCGAGCAGGAGGGCGCCGCCATCCTCGTGGGATGCCTGAGCGGCCCCACCCCCCGCCTGCGCATCGACCAGGCCGCCATCGAGGCTTTCACCGAGAACGGACAGCCCGCGCAGTGGCTCATCCTGGCGGGCCCCGCCACCCAGGTCCAGGCCGACTACGCCCAGGCCCTGGCCCGCGCCCTGGGACAGCGCCCCATCCGCCCCCAGCGAGTCTGGTGCTCCTGGTACTCCTACTACGAGACCATCTCCCAGGAGGCCCTGGAGGCCGAGATCCCCGAGGCCGCCCGCCTGGGCGTGGACACCCTCCAGATCGACGACGGTTGGCAGCGGGCCGTCGGCGACTGGCTCCCCGGCGAGCGCTTCCCCCAGGGCATGGCCGCCACCGCCGCATCCATCACCGAGGCCGGCATGCGGCCCGGGCTGTGGATCGCCCCCTTCATCACCCTGCCCGACTCCCAGGCCGCCCGCGAGCACCCCGAGATGCTCGTCCGCGCCCTGGACGGCGCCCCGGCCCTGGCCGGCTCCAACTGGGGCACCGACTACCACGCCCTGGACATGACCCACCCCCGGGCCCAGGAGCATGTGCGCCAGACCATCGCCCGAGCCGTCCACGAGTGGGGCTTCACCTACCTCAAGCTCGACTTCATCAACGCCGCCGCCATCCCCGGCCTGCGCCACCAGCAGGCCGACCGCGAGCAGGTCTACCGCCAGGCCCTGCACCTGGTGCGTGAGGCCGCCGGAGAGGACGCCTTCCTCCTGGGCTCGGGCGCCCTCATCATGCCCTCCATCGGCATCCTCGACGCCGTGCGCGTGGGCCCCGACGTCGCCCCCATGTGGGAGAACTACGCCAGCGACGACCTGTCCGACGCCAAGGCCTACAACGCCCTGCACGCCGGTATCAACCGCCTCTGGCTGGGGCAGGTCATCGGCGTGGACCCCGACGTCGTCTTCTTCCGCCACCACCGCAACCTCCTGGATGACACCCAGATGCAGTGGCTGCAGGACCTGGCCGCCGCCTGCCGCTACCGCTGCCTGTCCGACCAGGCCGCCTGGCTGACCGACCAGGAGAAGGAGTCCATCCGCCAGTGGATGGCCCGTGACGAGCCGGTCGAGATCCTGGGGCGCTACCGCTTCCGCCTGGGCGAGCGCGAGATCGACCTGACCCGGGCCATTGAGGAGCCCGCCTCCCCCTACCCGCTGTAG
- a CDS encoding DUF6049 family protein yields the protein MRPAPSTRSARMRAAATVLPLLGVLALVAAFTFATARPGPAQPVPSAATAAPASAAAQSPATAKPASTSDADTSAASGQVEVDISALAPEVIHEGEDLQISGTITNGTEGTISGLSLVAQVQERTEITTETLSLWVDGQRDTPMSTPAITAMDNQIAPGQQASFSLVVSADQLPLEDTDEWGPRGVQVAVTNGAASIAEDRSLVVWDSSATVSPLNITTVIPVTASAEELAVLTLPASQRDSTGPTADSIRKRVLGLLELAGDGVVLAIDPALTDALGIRADTFRGTLQDKAPSQGSTSGQTPSPTPSSAAEGASEPGDPDPDGDDGADSADSAAADSREPAAAQPSPEPQDESPSPAPPLGLSSAAVSELTTALTRAVAAGDVIALPWDDADTAALANTGQSALINASMSRTQDSALAAAGAITTAAWPASEELEASTLASLPQTTTTVIAPPGSMPVIDDLTYTASGATSYHDRTILLPDPSLSSAMSGTPLHQDSDGQSQLSDLDSRQLLRGQTAVISRQAPALGRDLVVVMDRQAASAADPQVVKERLASLGDTSWTAAQGLEPLLTSASQAQGEAYAERSAPPEFIDDSEAVSAETLAQAKKTAVVLTSIASVLSDPPSALGRAGDLPSVVSSASWRASPAARTAHLEHAQAAGSEVRRSLTASPSSTINIINSEANLPVRVASGLDQDVTVEVRLSTDNQRLQIPERETIKVPAKGQATVMVPVTAVGSGDVNLTVQVLAADGTQVGTPTTVHMRVRADWESVGTAVVGGVLVIILVAGVVRTVRRGRRTALAPAQETA from the coding sequence ATGAGGCCAGCACCCTCGACGCGCTCAGCCCGCATGCGGGCCGCGGCCACGGTGCTTCCGCTGTTGGGGGTGCTCGCCCTGGTCGCGGCCTTCACCTTCGCCACCGCCCGGCCCGGGCCGGCCCAGCCCGTCCCCTCAGCCGCCACCGCGGCCCCAGCCTCGGCGGCGGCCCAGTCCCCGGCGACCGCGAAGCCGGCCTCGACCAGCGATGCTGACACGAGCGCGGCCTCTGGCCAGGTCGAGGTCGATATCAGCGCCCTGGCCCCCGAGGTCATCCACGAGGGCGAGGACCTGCAGATCAGCGGGACCATCACCAACGGCACCGAGGGGACCATCTCGGGCCTGTCGCTGGTCGCCCAGGTCCAGGAGCGCACGGAGATCACCACCGAGACCCTGTCCCTGTGGGTGGACGGGCAGCGCGACACCCCCATGTCCACACCCGCCATCACGGCCATGGACAACCAAATCGCACCGGGCCAGCAGGCGTCATTCTCCCTGGTGGTCAGCGCCGACCAGCTCCCGTTGGAGGACACCGATGAGTGGGGCCCGCGCGGGGTCCAGGTGGCGGTGACCAATGGCGCGGCCTCCATCGCCGAGGACCGCTCCCTCGTGGTCTGGGACTCCTCAGCCACCGTGAGCCCCCTGAACATCACCACCGTCATCCCGGTGACCGCCTCCGCCGAGGAGCTGGCCGTCCTGACCCTGCCCGCCTCCCAGCGCGACTCCACGGGGCCCACCGCCGACTCGATCCGCAAGCGCGTGCTGGGCCTGCTGGAGCTGGCCGGCGACGGCGTCGTCCTAGCCATCGACCCGGCCCTGACCGACGCCCTGGGGATCCGCGCCGACACCTTCCGGGGCACCCTGCAGGACAAGGCCCCCTCCCAGGGCAGCACCAGCGGGCAGACGCCCTCGCCCACCCCCTCCAGCGCAGCCGAGGGCGCCTCCGAGCCCGGCGATCCCGACCCCGACGGGGACGACGGCGCTGACAGCGCCGACAGCGCTGCCGCTGACTCCCGTGAGCCGGCGGCGGCGCAGCCGAGCCCCGAGCCCCAGGACGAGTCGCCCTCGCCGGCACCGCCGCTGGGACTGTCCAGCGCCGCCGTATCCGAGCTGACCACCGCACTGACCCGGGCCGTGGCGGCAGGCGACGTCATCGCTCTGCCCTGGGACGACGCCGACACGGCAGCACTGGCCAACACCGGTCAGTCGGCACTCATCAACGCCTCGATGTCACGCACCCAGGACTCGGCCCTGGCCGCGGCCGGCGCCATCACCACCGCCGCCTGGCCGGCCTCCGAGGAGCTGGAGGCCTCCACCCTGGCCTCCCTGCCGCAGACCACCACCACGGTGATCGCCCCACCGGGCTCGATGCCGGTGATCGACGACCTGACCTACACGGCCTCAGGAGCCACCAGCTACCACGACCGCACCATCCTGCTGCCCGACCCCTCGCTGTCCTCGGCGATGTCGGGCACCCCGCTCCATCAGGACTCCGATGGTCAGTCCCAGCTCAGTGACCTGGACTCCCGCCAACTGCTGCGCGGGCAGACGGCGGTCATCTCACGCCAGGCCCCCGCCCTGGGCCGGGACCTGGTGGTGGTCATGGACCGCCAGGCGGCCTCCGCCGCCGATCCCCAGGTCGTCAAGGAGCGCCTGGCCTCCCTGGGGGACACCTCCTGGACCGCGGCGCAGGGCCTGGAGCCGCTGCTGACCTCAGCCTCCCAGGCGCAGGGCGAGGCCTACGCCGAGCGCAGCGCCCCACCGGAGTTCATCGACGACTCCGAGGCCGTCTCCGCCGAGACCCTGGCCCAGGCCAAGAAGACGGCGGTGGTGCTGACCTCCATCGCCTCGGTGCTCTCCGACCCGCCCTCGGCCCTTGGCCGGGCCGGCGATCTCCCCTCGGTGGTCTCCTCCGCCTCCTGGCGCGCCAGTCCCGCGGCCCGGACCGCCCACCTGGAGCACGCCCAGGCCGCCGGCAGCGAGGTGAGACGGTCCCTGACCGCCTCACCCTCCTCAACCATCAACATCATCAACTCCGAGGCGAATCTGCCCGTGCGCGTCGCCTCGGGACTGGATCAGGACGTCACCGTCGAGGTGCGTCTGAGCACGGACAACCAGCGCCTCCAGATCCCCGAGCGGGAGACCATCAAGGTCCCCGCCAAGGGGCAGGCCACGGTGATGGTGCCGGTGACAGCGGTCGGCTCAGGGGATGTCAACCTGACCGTCCAGGTCCTGGCCGCCGATGGCACCCAGGTGGGAACGCCCACCACCGTGCACATGCGGGTGCGCGCCGATTGGGAGTCCGTGGGCACCGCCGTCGTCGGCGGCGTCCTGGTGATCATTCTCGTCGCCGGAGTGGTGCGCACGGTGCGCCGCGGCCGGCGCACTGCCCTGGCCCCGGCACAGGAGACTGCATGA
- a CDS encoding Gfo/Idh/MocA family protein: MTRMRVGVVGIGARSPLAALVDSSPVPARLVAAADTAPDAAARARRFLPAGVEVVPDHRELLGRGLDGVVIATPDDTHEELAVDFLRAGVAVYLEKPLAVTTQGADRVLRAARASGTRLYVGHNMRHMAVVRRLKSIVDSGRIGQVKAIWCRHFVGNGGDYYFRDWHAERSRVNSLLLQKAAHDIDVMHWIADSSAQQVVGMGGLMVYDRAGRRDEGTDPQGSMKDWFSYDNWPAEELEGLNPVINVEDMSMLMMRMRNGVMASYQQCHFTPDYWRSYTVIGTRGRAENFGDGAGGVVRVWTRRSEYAERGSQEYPIEEEGSGHDSADQLTIDEFLRFVSAGGTTDASPLAAREAVAAGVAATESLRSGSQPQQVPELEPELARYFERGQWE; the protein is encoded by the coding sequence ATGACGAGGATGAGGGTTGGCGTTGTGGGGATCGGGGCGCGCAGTCCCCTGGCCGCGCTGGTGGACTCCTCCCCGGTGCCCGCCCGGCTCGTGGCCGCGGCGGACACCGCGCCTGACGCGGCTGCGCGCGCCCGGCGCTTCCTGCCCGCGGGCGTGGAGGTAGTCCCTGATCACCGCGAGCTGCTGGGGCGAGGCCTGGACGGCGTTGTCATCGCCACGCCGGATGACACCCACGAGGAGCTGGCGGTGGACTTCCTGCGTGCGGGGGTGGCCGTCTACCTGGAGAAGCCCCTGGCGGTGACCACGCAGGGGGCGGACAGGGTGCTGCGGGCGGCGCGGGCCAGCGGGACGCGCCTGTACGTGGGGCACAACATGCGGCATATGGCGGTGGTGCGCCGGCTGAAGTCCATCGTGGACTCGGGGCGAATCGGCCAGGTCAAGGCGATCTGGTGCCGGCACTTCGTGGGCAATGGCGGGGACTACTACTTCCGCGATTGGCATGCCGAGCGCTCGCGGGTCAACTCCCTGCTGCTGCAGAAGGCGGCGCATGACATCGACGTCATGCACTGGATCGCGGACTCGAGCGCGCAGCAGGTGGTGGGCATGGGCGGGCTCATGGTCTATGACCGGGCGGGCCGGCGCGACGAGGGCACTGATCCCCAGGGGAGCATGAAGGACTGGTTCAGTTACGACAACTGGCCCGCTGAGGAGCTTGAGGGACTCAACCCGGTCATCAACGTGGAGGACATGTCGATGCTCATGATGCGCATGCGCAACGGGGTCATGGCCTCCTACCAGCAGTGCCACTTCACCCCGGACTACTGGCGCTCCTACACGGTGATCGGCACGCGGGGGCGGGCGGAGAACTTCGGTGATGGTGCAGGCGGCGTGGTGCGGGTGTGGACGCGGCGATCGGAGTACGCCGAGCGGGGCAGCCAGGAGTACCCCATTGAGGAGGAGGGCAGTGGGCATGACAGCGCCGACCAGCTGACGATCGATGAGTTCCTGCGCTTCGTGAGCGCGGGCGGGACGACGGACGCCTCTCCCCTGGCCGCCCGGGAGGCCGTGGCCGCGGGGGTGGCAGCCACCGAGTCGCTTCGCAGCGGCTCGCAGCCGCAGCAGGTGCCTGAGCTCGAGCCGGAGCTGGCGCGGTACTTCGAGCGGGGTCAGTGGGAGTGA